One window from the genome of Asterias rubens chromosome 11, eAstRub1.3, whole genome shotgun sequence encodes:
- the LOC117296421 gene encoding uncharacterized protein LOC117296421 — protein sequence METEKASNPLAVPYPCLIIDATWRDVLSSMKYLTRSDNHRNESISNLSRTWNPANQPNRFILPCLCVRSAFDLFLQAQNYPPGSELIMTAINIPQMKEIAEIHGLTVVPLDVTSETLAPKLNILQELINDKTVAVLLAHIYGRWSDIDDAINICKEHNLTVLEDCAQAFCGLKKVGHPKADLSFFSFGSIKTSTAFGGAIVRIRDRSLFQKMNLLHNMYLIQRRTAYFKKILNCFLGIVGLNSPLRMKFLLNVFQMMGWDHHKLVISMLRAFPMSDLKLLRLQPSTALLSMMLRRFQNFDEKKFEDGIKKCDYVTNRLPKDAKIVGKKAEIRNYWLFPLIVDDPERVLKELNRRGIDGYRGATQLTCLKPRPCLEPRPNSPDVDHSVSSPPIEAQYISDHVIYLPVHKKVTYNYLEKICVILKEVMREITSCSLTKNIETDGEITLFENERVKTQSKL from the exons ATGGAAACTGAGAAGGCCTCAAACCCTCTGGCTGTACCGTATCCATGTTTAATAATTG ATGCAACATGGAGAGATGTCTTATCTTCAATGAAGTATCTCACAAGATCAGACAACCATCGAAATGAAAGCATTTCCAATCTCAGTCGAACATGGAACCCCGCCAACCAACCAAACCGTTTTATCCTACCTTGTCTTTGCGTCCGGTCAGCGTTTGATCTCTTCCTTCAAGCTCAGAACTATCCACCCGGCTCGGAGTTGATCATGACCGCCATAAACATCCCTCAAATGAAGGAAATTGCTGAAATCCACGGTCTCACCGTTGTTCCACTAGACGTTACCTCAGAAACTCTCGCACCTAAATTAAACATTCTACAAGAATTGATAAATGACAAGACAGTAGCTGTTCTGCTTGCACATATCTACGGCCGGTGGTCTGATATTGATGATGCTATCAACATTTGCAAGGAACATAATCTGACTGTTCTGGAAGACTGCGCCCAAGCTTTCTGCGGTCTTAAGAAAGTTGGACATCCCAAAGCAGATTTATCATTTTTTAGTTTTGGCAGCATTAAAACGAGTACAGCTTTTGGTGGTGCAATCGTCAGAATCAGAGACCGGTCTTTATTTCAAAAGATGAATCTATTACATAACATGTATCTTATTCAGCGCAGAACTGCCTACTTCAAGAAGATCTTGAATTGTTTCTTGGGGATTGTTGGCCTGAACTCTCCTTTAAGAATGAAATTCTTACTGAATGTCTTTCAGATGATGGGATGGGACCATCATAAGTTGGTGATTTCGATGCTGAGAGCATTTCCTATGAGCGATTTGAAGTTGCTTCGTCTTCAGCCTTCTACGGCTTTATTAAGCATGATGCTAAGAAG gtTTCAAAACTTTGATGAAAAGAAGTTTGAGGATGGAATAAAGAAATGTGACTACGTCACGAATCGACTTCCTAAAGATGCAAAGATTGTGGGAAAGAAAGCAGAGATTAGGAACTACTGGTTGTTTCCTTTGATTGTG GATGATCCAGAAAGAGTCTTGAAGGAGTTAAATAGGCGTGGCATTGATGGCTACCGAGGAGCAACTCAACTGACTTGTCTTAAGCCACGCCCTTGTCTTGAGCCACGCCCCAATTCTCCTGACGTTGATCACAGCGTATCGTCTCCTCCAATTGAGGCTCAGTATATATCTGATCACGTGATATACTTGCCAGTCCATAAGAAAGTGACGTATAACTATCTTGAGAAGATCTGTGTGATTCTTAAGGAGGTGATGAGGGAGATTACATCTTGCTCATTGACTAAGAATATCGAGACGGATGGTGAGATTACTTTGTTTGAAAACGAACGAgtcaaaacacaaagtaaactTTAA
- the LOC117296419 gene encoding uncharacterized protein LOC117296419, which yields MFLIFLLIVSVCGSRSFFKDNPSDTVAILGQTITLNCTLENKDFISINSYNLVWIYSNVEAFNSVDLVIRDGHDMYTVSSSDLTWFLHIANSQTKHSGYYSCYVYKVNTNQPCSELSNSAKVTIVSSFNTSVTPDHQQKTVGQSVTFTCGTNPVPISNMTFFWFRYINESWNSLPSERCNLSATGNAVTISELNQSDNGTYYACKVYRNKSYFTTYSKGGYLIVNAQPDAVIKPNTSQETQSSTTVDKHPPRDNFEPISPQPNDSIETGFTPSPQSATLNTQTYLDDVTESTPSQETQSSTTVDKYSPRDNFEPISPQPNDSIETGSTQSPKSVTDNTNVDLDDVTEPTPSQETKVSSTVDKYSPRDNHDPISPQPNDSIGTVSTPFLLSVTVNNDLDSDDVTESNDSDLDLSFSTPSLDSELDFDDVIPNDDSNGSVIIPIMAALITVVILLIISSLCFFMFGGKTKSKSKTSKETRRQPNREAEDNIREEETELHGQISPSGDNLTLGSEEGSPETTVEAVIIEVTSDLDQQSEQTEASHDQDIVDKLQSTRTGGSVKDGEKRIDKQIQPESMYAVVDKSHAKSKTFGAISSESSSLHDQDKPLSTDETAGPVNDVEKRKDKQIHLESMYAVVDKGRVRGKTMGSIVSVEASLNISGVWERESKMNTGIDKQKLTVTSEDLPVSGASRLSVRNQPSP from the coding sequence ATGTTTCTCATTTTCCTTCTTATTGTGTCAGTGTGTGGATCTCGCAGTTTCTTCAAGGACAACCCATCAGACACCGTCGCCATACTAGGACAAACTATTACATTAAACTGCACTCTCGAGAATAAAGACTTCATCTCAATTAATAGCTACAACCTCGTATGGATCTATAGCAATGTTGAAGCATTTAACTCAGTTGACTTGGTGATAAGAGATGGACACGACATGTACACCGTATCATCTAGCGATCTTACATGGTTTCTGCATATTGCAAACAGTCAAACAAAACACAGTGGATACTACAGCTGCTACGTCTACAAAGTTAACACAAACCAACCCTGCTCAGAGCTCTCCAACTCGGCCAAAGTTACCATTGTTTCATCATTTAATACGTCCGTTACACCAGACCATCAGCAAAAGACAGTAGGACAATCGGTTACTTTTACCTGCGGAACAAACCCAGTACCTATATCCAATATGACATTCTTTTGGTTTAGATATATAAATGAATCATGGAACAGCCTACCTAGTGAAAGGTGTAACTTATCTGCAACTGGAAATGCGGTCACCATTTCGGAGTTAAATCAAAGTGACAATGGAACATATTACGCGTGTAAAGTGTACAGGAATAAGTCATATTTCACAACGTACAGTAAAGGAGGTTATTTGATCGTTAACGCACAACCAGATGCCGTCATTAAACCCAACACATCTCAAGAAACTCAAAGCTCAACCACAGTAGATAAACATCCACCAAGAGACAATTTTGAACCAATCTCTCCACAACCGAACGACTCCATAGAAACTGGTTTTACACCATCTCCCCAATCGGCCACGTTGAATACACAAACATAtcttgatgacgtcacagaGTCAACCCCATCTCAAGAAACTCAAAGCTCAACCACAGTAGATAAATATTCACCAAGAGACAATTTTGAACCAATCTCTCCACAACCGAACGATTCCATAGAAACTGGTTCTACACAATCTCCCAAATCCGTCACGGATAATACGAATGTAGAtcttgatgacgtcacagaacCCACCCCATCTCAAGAAACTAAAGTTTCATCCACAGTAGATAAATATTCACCAAGAGACAATCATGACCCGATCTCCCCACAACCAAACGACTCCATTGGAACTGTTTCTACACCATTTCTTCTATCGGTCACAGTGAATAACGATTTAGATTCTGATGACGTCACAGAATCCAATGATTCAGATTTAGATCTTAGTTTCAGCACACCTTCCCTTgattcagaattagattttgatgacGTCATACCTAACGATGATTCTAATGGTTCTGTAATCATCCCAATCATGGCAGCTTTAATTACTGTCGTCATTCTTCTTATCATCTCTTCCCTCTGCTTCTTTATGTTTGGAGGGAAAACTAAATCAAAGTCTAAGACTAGCAAGGAAACTCGTAGACAACCAAATCGCGAAGCAGAAGACAATATTAGAGAAGAAGAAACAGAACTTCACGGTCAGATATCCCCTTCCGGAGATAACTTGACCCTAGGCTCAGAGGAAGGGTCACCTGAGACCACAGTGGAAGCAGTTATCATAGAAGTAACATCAGATTTAGACCAACAGAGTGAACAGACAGAGGCAAGTCATGACCAGGACATCGTGGACAAACTACAGTCAACTAGAACCGGTGGATCAGTCAAGGATGGGGAGAAACGTATAGATAAACAGATTCAACCCGAGTCAATGTATGCTGTGGTGGATAAAAGTCACGCCAAAAGCAAGACATTTGGCGCCATTTCCAGTGAAAGTTCGTCACTACATGATCAGGACAAACCTCTGTCCactgatgaaactgctggaccaGTCAACGATGTGGAGAAACGTAAAGATAAACAGATTCATCTTGAGTCCATGTATGCTGTGGTGGATAAAGGTCGCGTCAGAGGTAAGACAATGGGCTCTATTGTCAGTGTGGAAGCTTCTTTAAACATTTCCGGAGTTTGGGAGAGGGAATCGAAGATGAATACCGGGATTGACAAACAGAAGTTGACCGTCACTTCTGAGGATTTGCCGGTATCAGGCGCGTCGCGTCTGAGCGTCAGAAACCAACCGTCGCCGTGA